The Arachis ipaensis cultivar K30076 chromosome B05, Araip1.1, whole genome shotgun sequence nucleotide sequence TGCTTGGAAATGAAGAAAGAGTTTGATGATGTGAGCTGCCACTACCAATATCAGCAACCAAACAGATTCTTTTGCAAGCTCTTGGCCTAGACAAGGCCGTTAACATGGCTGCTAACATGGCCAGCAGCAATCTATCAATCCTCAGCAGAAAATCCAAAGGGAAGGAATATTCAGGGAAGAAGCAGCTGCAATGAGTCTCTGCCACTTCCCAATAGTCCACCAACCTCGCCTCCCGGATTCTAACTTGAGAACACAATGCTGGGAACAGATCAACAACTTCACTTGCCCTGCATAATCCTTCATATCCAAACTTACACCTACTTAGTTTTAACTTTTTGAATAAATTACAAATGCTAAACTTCAATCCAGTCAGTCAAGGATTTGATATGGAAATGCTAAAACTCAACAAGTATTAACTATGCAATCAATGTTCTACATACCTGATTTGGAGGGAGAAAAAGGTGAAACATGATGAGATGGAAAAGAAGTTGGTTTCTTGAGACTGAATTGCTGGATTTTGAAGCTGTTTATGGCAGTTGAGGTGACTGAGATTCCCAATAGAGGAGTAAGCATTCTCTTTGTCCAACTCCTTAGATTGTATTGTCACTCAAAATATcacaatattattattttattataattattgttaTTGCTTTTTGCTTACTATGACAAGGGCATGAGAGGGTGAGAATTTGAGTTGGCTATGGCTAACGACAACATAGCCAAACCGAATAGAAGGATTAAGGTACATACATTATACAAGGTAAACTTATTACTTGACCAAAAAAACTACCAACTCTGATCTATATTAAAAAGGAAAGTAGGGTAAAATATTCTTTTGTTTCTCACCAAATAGGCAATCTCACACTAATAAGGCATTAAAATAAAGTATAATGTCATATGTAGTATGTACACTCACTTATAACACTCATAATGTATAAACAAAAAATTGGTAACTTAACAAAATGGGGTAatttatgaaaaattatataatattaattaCTTTATTTAATACAGTGAGAAGAaataatcataattctgaaaaataaaaagaaaaaaaaaacttttttaattGTTGACAGTACCATGTAGCTAATTTGAATACGATTGATTGATAGGATTTGTATGGTTTCAGCTAAATTAAGTAATTTTATCACTTGATTTGCTACTTAATACTTTAGTGATGATAGTAAATTTTGATTATATGGTGTTTGTTTTGCTTGGAATTTTATACCCTTTTAGCAATCTATTACAACAACAATGAGTAAAGTTATTTGCCCATTTATGTTGTTGTGTCTTGGTCATGCAAGGAGAATCAGCAGCTAGAAGCTTCAGCTTCACTAGAAAAGTGGATCAAATGAAAGAGGAAGATTAAAGATAGTTTGGTTACTGAAGAAGACTTTGGCACAAACCATTAGGGGCAAAAGAAACTGATCTAAATGGACCTTATGATAATTGGTTTTTGTTGCAGTAGAATGGCATCTTCAGGGTGAGGTTTGGTTGTCATCTTTTTAGTTGAAATGCCTCTTGGTTTGAGTTTCCACCCCACTTTTAAAGGGAGTAGTTTGATGGTATAAAAAGGCAAGGATATAGTGTTTTATTATAATCCTCAAGATCCAGTTGGTCATATTGTCAAGCCTTTACCTCCCTCATATCTCTATTTAGAAGCAATAAATTTTGTTTGAGAAAACCAAGTAGACAGTATATAAACAGAGCNNNNNNNNNNNNNNNNNNNNNNNNNNNNNNNNNNNNNNNNNNNNNNNNNNNNNNNNNNNNNNNNNNNNNNNNNNNNNNNNNNNNNNAAAAAATAAAGATTGGGACGGTATAGCAACTCCACTAATTTGTTATCTTTGTTTGCATATCTACTCATGTGTTTGCAATGTGATTATTTGGACTGATAATGGTCCCTTATAACAAGTTTTGATATATTTGCTGTGCCAGCTACCTAGTTGCTGCTGTCAGCCTTCAATGCTTGTGGAGCCTCTCTTTGGCGATTGCTGATGTATATGCCATTTTAGTAAAGCGCGGCTTCCGAAATTCCAGAGTTTCCAGCTTATTCTCTATTGGCGACGGGGTAAGACTTTGCTGCTGGACTTAGTTTTCTTCTGCAATTAAACTTGTAAGATAGTGTACCATTGTCACAAGCTGTACTCCCCAGAATTATCCTTGACTTTGAGTTAATAGGTTATCGAAGAAAGATTTGACCATGGTAGGCTTTAATAATATCAGTGAAGCTAATATTTATTTCGCATGAATTCTACTGCAGATTACTTCAACACTCACATTTTCTGCTGCCTGTGCTTCTGCTGGCATCACAGTCCTAATTGGCAATGATCTGAATGATTGTTCACAGAACCATTGCAGCCGGTTTGAGACAGCAACAGCCATGGCATTCATGAGTTGGTTTGCTGCTTCGCCCtcgtttattttgaatttttggacGCTGGCATCCAAATAGAAGTATCAAGGAGAGCTTTTAGTCATACATATTTGCTTAAATTATGTGTACTGAAGTCCCTAGTTGTTGCATATCATATATTCAAGGGCTTGTTTTTTTAATCCATTGAAGCATTTCCACTCTTTTAAGgcacaagcttgtaaactttagTGTAGATGTTATATATTTTAAACGACGAAATCTTAGTTTTGCAGTCAAATTATGTCTTGTGGCACAAAATGAAGTGTTTTACCTCAAGAGTTATACAGCACAGTAATAATAGGACAGAGATTATGGAATATACACAGTTGCTATAAACTTGGTTTGTAATTCTAACACGGACACAAGATTTTCTCCTCCAAAGCATGCTTGGTTTGGATAACTTAaagacaagaaattaaacatGACTTTTAGATTTTGGAAACCCATAGTGGTAGAGAATTTGTGGGTCAAGAAGTCAACCAGTCAACCTATAGACTCCTATGTtattaagaatataataataCCATAAGAAGTTTGACTTACTAAAATTACGATATTTTTATTTCACAATTAATGAATATAAGATTTAATAttatcaaagaaaaagaaaggaaaaagaatgcgtgcatttgatattaaaaaatgcataaaaacTATCAACATTGAAGAAAAAATTAGTCATTTAATTACATATTTTCATATGTTAAATTTTTAGAATAACAAATAATTGCgtcaaaatttttgttaatgtgtacaatatttttataacacaatatatatatagttaataataatattaatatagaatcataaaccataaatcatTTCCTAATGTATCTATTATGTTAcgagataatactcaatttggtccctcaaCTTACACGCGAGTCTCAATTTAGTCTTTGAAGTTTCAATTGCTTCTATTTAGTCCCCCAAACTTTGTAAACATAACTCATGTTAGTCCTTGAAACAATTTTCAACGTACAAACGATTAACGGAACACTGTCGTGACAGCCGGATGCCACACTAAACTTTGTAAAATGATgtcgttttggttttggcattcaAATAACCTAAAAACAACATCCTAAATGGTGTTTATTAAATttttacctaacaaaataagtAATACGATGTCGTTTTTGAGCTATTTAAATGTCAAAACCAAAACTGcatcattttacaagttttaacGTAACATGTGATAGTCTACAACAGCGCTCTATTAacgtttttatattaaaaatggtCTTAAGGACTAATATGAGGCACATTTATAAACTTCAGGGACTAAATAGAAAAAATTGAAATCTCAGGAACTAAATTGAGACTCGCGTGTAAgttcagggactaaattgaataTTATCTCATTATGTTACATAAATTAATTAGTAATTAGTTAATTACCATATGAGAGAGAAAATAGCACATGGCGC carries:
- the LOC107645023 gene encoding uncharacterized protein LOC107645023, whose amino-acid sequence is MLTPLLGISVTSTAINSFKIQQFSLKKPTSFPSHHVSPFSPSKSGLCRASEVVDLFPALCSQVRIREARLVDYWEVAETHCSCFFPEYSFPLDFLLRIDRLLLAMLAAMLTALSRPRACKRICLVADIGSGSSHHQTLSSFPSILNKGYVAGILTLDNFADYLPRKGPRRRRRTGIAYISNVAVRENFRGKGIAKKLIGKAESMARSWGCRAIALHCDLNNSMATKLYKGQGYKCVKVPKGAKWPQPRSSPDITFNFMMKLLNNSAASD
- the LOC107645024 gene encoding CASP-like protein 5A1 (The sequence of the model RefSeq protein was modified relative to this genomic sequence to represent the inferred CDS: added 218 bases not found in genome assembly) — its product is MAGPSVHPIEAPPMTATENANANAMPRHSLKDTQGMPGTLGGFILRSLQFAFALISLSVMASTSDFPTVTAFRYLVAAVSLQCLWSLSLAIADVYAILVKRGFRNSRVSSLFSIGDGITSTLTFSAACASAGITVLIGNDLNDCSQNHCSRFETATAMAFMSWFAASPSFILNFWTLASK